In Rheinheimera sp. MM224, one DNA window encodes the following:
- the dapD gene encoding 2,3,4,5-tetrahydropyridine-2,6-dicarboxylate N-succinyltransferase, translating into MSDLKSIIEAAFEQRASITPATVTAEVKAAVTAAIELLDSGKARVAEKVAGEWVTHQWLKKAVLLSFRINDNQVMDGAENRFFDKVPMKFADYTHERFVAEGVRVVPPAAVRKGSFIDKNVVLMPSYVNIGAYVGEGTMVDTWATVGSCAQIGKNVHLSGGVGIGGVLEPLQANPTIIEDNCFIGARSEVVEGVIIEEGAVLSMGVYISQSTRIYDRETGEITYGRVPAGAVVVPGSIPSKDGTHSLYAAIIVKKVDAQTRAKVGINALLRSID; encoded by the coding sequence TTGTCAGATTTAAAATCCATTATCGAAGCCGCGTTTGAACAACGTGCATCCATTACTCCAGCCACTGTAACTGCTGAAGTCAAAGCTGCCGTCACTGCAGCCATTGAACTCTTGGACAGCGGTAAAGCCCGTGTTGCCGAAAAAGTAGCAGGCGAATGGGTCACTCACCAATGGCTGAAAAAGGCTGTGTTATTGTCTTTCCGTATCAATGACAATCAGGTGATGGACGGCGCTGAAAACCGTTTCTTCGATAAAGTACCGATGAAATTTGCCGACTACACACACGAGCGTTTTGTAGCTGAAGGTGTACGTGTTGTACCTCCTGCCGCAGTGCGTAAAGGCAGTTTTATCGATAAAAACGTGGTGCTGATGCCTTCATACGTCAATATCGGCGCTTATGTCGGTGAAGGCACTATGGTGGATACGTGGGCTACTGTGGGTTCATGTGCTCAGATTGGTAAAAACGTGCACTTATCCGGTGGCGTAGGCATTGGTGGCGTATTAGAGCCTCTGCAAGCCAACCCAACCATTATTGAAGACAACTGCTTTATTGGTGCCCGCTCTGAAGTAGTGGAAGGTGTGATCATCGAAGAAGGCGCAGTGCTTTCTATGGGTGTATATATCAGCCAGTCGACCCGTATTTACGACCGTGAAACCGGCGAAATTACTTATGGTCGTGTGCCTGCAGGTGCAGTAGTAGTACCAGGTTCCATTCCATCTAAAGATGGCACACACAGCCTGTACGCCGCTATCATCGTTAAAAAAGTCGATGCACAGACCCGTGCTAAAGTGGGTATAAACGCCCTGCTGCGCAGCATAGACTAA
- a CDS encoding carboxymuconolactone decarboxylase family protein, which yields MMSDRVNHFQTVPNLTKALIDASMASYKTSIDGLIKSLIDIRASQLNNCAFCLDMHIKQAKIKGEGELRLHHVAIWRESPLFNAKEKAALALTEALTHIPAIGISDELYRSTKEHFSDVEISELTYAIGLINFWNRMQILAQMEPGSQDAAFGLTKAVFN from the coding sequence ATGATGAGCGACAGAGTCAATCACTTCCAAACTGTACCAAACCTGACCAAAGCGTTAATAGACGCCAGCATGGCATCTTACAAAACATCTATTGATGGGCTTATCAAAAGTCTGATTGATATCAGAGCCTCTCAGTTAAACAACTGTGCTTTTTGTCTGGATATGCATATCAAGCAAGCCAAGATTAAAGGCGAAGGCGAACTGCGTTTACACCATGTAGCAATTTGGCGTGAATCACCATTGTTTAACGCTAAAGAAAAAGCAGCGCTGGCGTTAACTGAAGCTTTAACCCATATTCCTGCTATCGGCATCAGCGATGAGCTGTACCGTTCAACCAAAGAACATTTCTCTGATGTGGAAATTTCTGAATTGACCTACGCAATTGGCCTGATCAACTTCTGGAACCGTATGCAAATTCTGGCGCAGATGGAACCAGGTTCACAAGACGCAGCTTTTGGTTTAACCAAGGCAGTGTTTAATTAG